The proteins below are encoded in one region of Candidatus Binataceae bacterium:
- a CDS encoding SGNH/GDSL hydrolase family protein, whose translation MPRARSVTYALITILVGILFAAAIAELALRAVGYSDPTFYLPDAQLGWVLRPNSHGWFKDEGSAYFQVNAAGRHDEDVATSKPPGTFRIAVLGDSFTEAKQVPIEQNFCSLIQNGLSHCDALHASRVEVLNFGVAGYGTTQELLQMRERVWQYSPDMVMLAFFVGNDVFDNSAPLGANLQRPFFVKKNGAWTLDYSFHELRHYRKAVARVHSFGTFLRDHLRVVQLMEQAIRGLHQLGDRNSDDTASQPAGPPLDKPATSPQLKDALDATYYALDTMNQEVRAHDARFLMVIIENPMQVNPDPAVRAARMRQLGITDEFYFEEQLASFARDHGFQVLSLAQPFQKYADEHHVYLHGFANTAFGSGHWNREGHALAAELIEKKTCEMLAAPVQSPAQSSN comes from the coding sequence ATGCCCCGAGCCCGGTCCGTCACTTACGCCCTGATAACGATTCTTGTCGGGATTCTCTTTGCGGCGGCGATTGCCGAGCTTGCGCTCCGCGCCGTCGGCTATTCCGATCCAACCTTCTACCTGCCAGACGCCCAGCTCGGATGGGTACTGCGGCCGAATTCGCATGGATGGTTCAAGGACGAAGGGAGCGCGTATTTCCAGGTCAACGCCGCCGGGCGTCACGATGAAGACGTTGCGACGAGCAAACCTCCGGGCACGTTTCGAATCGCGGTGCTGGGCGATTCTTTCACCGAGGCCAAGCAGGTTCCGATCGAGCAGAACTTCTGCTCGCTGATCCAGAACGGACTGAGTCATTGCGATGCGCTTCACGCATCGCGCGTCGAGGTGCTGAACTTCGGCGTCGCCGGATACGGCACGACGCAGGAGCTGCTCCAGATGCGCGAGCGGGTTTGGCAATACTCGCCGGACATGGTGATGCTGGCGTTCTTCGTCGGCAACGATGTCTTCGACAATTCCGCTCCGCTGGGAGCCAATCTTCAGCGGCCGTTTTTCGTGAAAAAGAACGGCGCCTGGACGCTCGACTACTCGTTTCACGAGCTGCGCCACTACAGGAAGGCTGTCGCGCGGGTGCATTCGTTCGGAACTTTCCTGCGCGACCATCTGCGCGTTGTGCAACTGATGGAGCAGGCGATACGCGGGCTCCATCAACTTGGCGATCGCAATAGTGATGACACGGCGTCGCAGCCGGCCGGGCCGCCGCTCGACAAACCCGCGACATCACCTCAACTGAAAGATGCGCTCGACGCGACTTACTACGCGCTCGACACGATGAACCAGGAAGTACGCGCGCATGATGCTCGCTTCCTGATGGTGATCATCGAGAACCCGATGCAGGTGAATCCTGATCCGGCGGTGCGCGCGGCCCGGATGCGTCAACTCGGCATTACCGACGAATTCTATTTCGAAGAGCAGCTCGCGTCATTCGCTCGCGATCACGGGTTCCAAGTGCTGAGCCTTGCCCAGCCGTTCCAGAAATATGCCGACGAGCATCACGTCTATCTTCACGGCTTCGCCAACACGGCATTCGGCAGCGGCCACTGGAATCGCGAAGGTCACGCGCTAGCGGCGGAGCTCATAGAAAAAAAGACCTGCGAGATGCTCGCGGCGCCGGTGCAGTCGCCGGCACAATCTTCAAATTGA